The sequence below is a genomic window from Gemmatimonadota bacterium.
GAACGACGCCGGCCGGACCGCGCTCGTCGAGGCCGCCGGCCGGGATCGGTTCGAGGTCGCGGACGTGCTCCTCGAGGGCGGAGCGGACATCGACGCGATGAACGGAATCGAGGACCGCGCCACGGCGCTTCACCAGTGCGTGATGGACAACCGCATCGCGTGCGTCCGCTACCTGATCGAGCGCGGTGCCCGCACGGACGTGGAAGACTCCTACGGCTACACGGCGGTCGAGCGTGCCCAGACGCTGCCGGATGTGGACCCGGAGATCGTGGCGCTGCTGGTGGGCGGCGCCGGGACGCTGTGAGACCCCGGGTGCGAGGGACCGGTATCGCCTCCAGGAGCCTGCTTTCGAGGGAGAGGACGGCCTGTTTGACAGTGCTTGCCCTCATGGGAGGTGTTTGGGGTTGCCGGCCCAGCGACCCTCCAGCGCAGGTCGGCGAGAATCTCGAACGGTGGGCGCAGTACTCAAGCCTCAATGAAGAAGAGAGAGTTGCCCTCTATCGACCTCTGCTGCCGGCTCTTCGTGGCCTGACGTTGGAAACGTGGGGGAGCCCGGAGGCTTGGGCAGAAATGTGCGGGACGTCCGTCGAGCAGGAACAGGTGACGATCGCCCTCGTCGACTCGTTGACTGACGCGGATCTGTCACCGTCCGGAGCGGTTCTTCCGCAATCTCTTCTCGCCGAGGCACTCGAGGCCGGATGGATCGACGATGTCCTGTCGACGCCCGATGCCATTGGCGAAACACCCGGCTCGATGCGCTTCGTGCTTTCCCTCCCGAAAGCGAGGGCAGACAAGCTCGCCGTCCGTATGCGCATGGGGCGTGTGCACACGTGTCCGGGAATCAGGAGGGCCGGCCAAAGAAGATTCGCTGCGGTGTGGGAGATGATGCTGGCTCGAAGCGGCGAAGACTGGGAGCTGGTCGGGCAACGGATTGTAGCGATCACGTGATGGACGGCGAGGATCACTTGACCCCGTCCTCCGCCCCCCTGCGCCGGTCCCTCGGCCTGCTCCAGGCCACGGCGCTCGTGGTGGGCGTCATCATCGGCGCGTCCATCTTCGTGCAGCCGTCGGAGATCGTGCGCGACGTGGCCTCCGTGGGCGGCGTCTTCCTCGTCTGGAGCGTGGCGGGGCTGCTCACGGCCTCGGGCGCCCTGATCTGCGCCGAGCTGGCCTCCGCCTGGCCCCAGACGGGGGGCGTCTACGTCTTCCTGCGCAGCACGCTCTCGCCCGCGCTCGGCTTCCTGTGGGGCTGGGCGATGTTCTGGATCATGCACTCGGGCATCGCCGCCGCCATCGCGATGGTGTTCGGGCGCTACACCGCCTACTTCCTCCCCTGGGGCGACGCCGCCGTGAAGCCGCTGGCCGTCGGCGCCATAGTCCTGGTCTCGGGGATCAACTACGCGGGCGTCCAGCACGGCGGCCGGCTCCAGGCGGCGTTCACGATCGGCAAGGTCGCCGCCATCGCGGCGATAATCGCGGTGGCGTTCGCGCTCGGGGCGCCGCACGCGGCGGAAGCGGCGCCGGCGGTCGTCTCGGGCGGGGACGCCACGGGGTTCCTGACCGCCGTGGCCGCCGGCCTGTTCGCGTTCGGCGGCTGGCACATGGTCACCTACACGGCGGGCGAGACCGTGGACCCTCGGCGCACCCTGCCGCGCGCCCTGATGATCGGCGTCGCGATCGTGGTGGTCTGCTACATCGCGCTGAACGCGGCCTACCTGTACGTGCTGCCGCTGGACACCATGGTCGCGTCGACGCGCGTGGCTGCCGACGCCGCCGACGCCGTCCTGGGTTCCGGCGGCGCCGCGTTCATGTCCGCGCTGGTGGGCTTCTCGACGTTCGGGGCGCTGGCGGGGGTGGTGCTCGCGGGCCCGCGCGTGTACCACGCCATGGCCGAGGACGGGCTGCTCTTCCGCTGGGTGGCGGCGGTGCACCCCAGGCACAGGACGCCGCACCGGGCCATCGTGCTGCAGGCGATCTGGTCGTGCGTGCTGGTGGCGACGGGTACCTACCGCGGGCTGTTCACGCGCGTGGTCTACACCGAGTGGCTGTTCTTCGCGCTCATGGCGGCCGGGCTCCTGCTGGCCCGCCGCCGGCCCGGCTACGCGCCCGCGTACCGGGTGTGGGGCGGCCCGCTCGTGCCGGGGCTCTTCATCGTTGGCGCGCTGGGGGTGGTGGCGAGCCAGGTCGCGCTCCAGCCGCTGGACAGCGCGGCGGGCCTGGGCTTCGTCCTGCTCGGGCTGCCGGTCTACTTCTTCTGGGAGGCGAGGCGTGCGCATCATCGACGTCCATAACCACTACTACCCGCCGGCGTACCTGGAGGCGGTGGAGCGTGGACCGTCGACCGTCCGCTTCACGCGCGACGGCGAGGGCAACCCGGTCCTCCACTACCCCGGCGACTACAACGTCGTCGTGCCCGGCCACAGCGACCTCGGCTACCGCGAGCGGGTGCTCGAGGAGCAGGGGGTGGACGTGCAAGTGGTCACGTTCACCGCGCCCGGCGCCCACGTCGAGGATCCCTCCCGCGCCGTGGAGCTGTGCCGTCTAGTGAACGACGACCTGGCGGCCGCTTCGCGCAGGCCCTCCGGGCGGATCGCCGCGCTCGCGACGCTGCCCCTCAACGACCCGGCCGCGTCCGCCGACGAGCTGTCGCGCGCGATGACGGAGCTGGGCCTGCCCGGCGCCATGGTGTTCGCCAACGTTCAGGGGGTGGCGCTGGCGGACGACCGCTTCCTGCCGCTCTGGGAGCGCGCCGACGAGCTGGGCGCGGTCATCCACATCCACCCGACCCAGGCGCCCGGCGTCGAGGCAATGACCGAGTACTGGCTGCTGCCACTCGTGGGATTCCTCATGGACACGACGCTCGCGGCGGCGGGCCTCGTCTTCGCCGGCGTTCCGGAACGGTTCCCCCGGATCCGGTGGGTTCTGGGGCACCTCGGGGGGACGATCCCGTACCTGGTGGAGCGCCTGGACCGCGGGTGGCGCGCGTTCCCCGAATGCCGCGAGCGCATCGACCGGCCGCCCTCGGAGTACCTGCGAAGCTTCTTCTACGACGGCGTCAACTTCGACCCCAAGGCGCTGCGCCTGGCCGTGGACTTCGCCGGCGCGTCGCAGATCCTCGCGGGGAGCGACTACCCGCACCGGATCGGCAGCATCCCGCTGATGAAGGAGGTGGTCGAGGGAGCCG
It includes:
- a CDS encoding ankyrin repeat domain-containing protein, which encodes SFLYSWSENRSFAALRERSELDCEATPLHCAVRDGDTAAITAFLDGGGDRELRDGWGRTALAWAAAHDSVAHMGRLLQAGAQPDAPNDAGRTALVEAAGRDRFEVADVLLEGGADIDAMNGIEDRATALHQCVMDNRIACVRYLIERGARTDVEDSYGYTAVERAQTLPDVDPEIVALLVGGAGTL
- a CDS encoding amino acid permease, coding for MTPSSAPLRRSLGLLQATALVVGVIIGASIFVQPSEIVRDVASVGGVFLVWSVAGLLTASGALICAELASAWPQTGGVYVFLRSTLSPALGFLWGWAMFWIMHSGIAAAIAMVFGRYTAYFLPWGDAAVKPLAVGAIVLVSGINYAGVQHGGRLQAAFTIGKVAAIAAIIAVAFALGAPHAAEAAPAVVSGGDATGFLTAVAAGLFAFGGWHMVTYTAGETVDPRRTLPRALMIGVAIVVVCYIALNAAYLYVLPLDTMVASTRVAADAADAVLGSGGAAFMSALVGFSTFGALAGVVLAGPRVYHAMAEDGLLFRWVAAVHPRHRTPHRAIVLQAIWSCVLVATGTYRGLFTRVVYTEWLFFALMAAGLLLARRRPGYAPAYRVWGGPLVPGLFIVGALGVVASQVALQPLDSAAGLGFVLLGLPVYFFWEARRAHHRRP
- a CDS encoding amidohydrolase family protein — translated: MRIIDVHNHYYPPAYLEAVERGPSTVRFTRDGEGNPVLHYPGDYNVVVPGHSDLGYRERVLEEQGVDVQVVTFTAPGAHVEDPSRAVELCRLVNDDLAAASRRPSGRIAALATLPLNDPAASADELSRAMTELGLPGAMVFANVQGVALADDRFLPLWERADELGAVIHIHPTQAPGVEAMTEYWLLPLVGFLMDTTLAAAGLVFAGVPERFPRIRWVLGHLGGTIPYLVERLDRGWRAFPECRERIDRPPSEYLRSFFYDGVNFDPKALRLAVDFAGASQILAGSDYPHRIGSIPLMKEVVEGAGLSGDERAAILGGNAESVYGL